Below is a window of Hydrogenovibrio crunogenus DNA.
AAACAGAAGTAAGTTTTAAATTTAAAGTGAGCAACTCGAAGGAGAAAGTTATGAGTGATTACGGTATTGCCCTAGGCATGATTGAGACCCGTGGTTTGGTGCCAGCAATTGAAGCAGCAGATGCTATGACTAAAGCAGCTGAAGTTCGCTTGGTAAGCCGTGAATTTGTTGGTGGTGGTTATGTCACTGTATTGGTTCGTGGTGAGACAGGTGCGGTAAACGCAGCGGTTCGTGCTGGTGCTGATGCTTGTGAACGTGTAGGTGACGGACTAGTCGCAGCGCACATCATTGCTCGCCCACACAAAGAAGTGGAACCAGTTTTAACAATGGAACAGAAATAATTAATTTTCTTTAAAGGAGAAATGTGATGAGTACGGAATATGGAATTGCATTAGGAATGATTGAAACTCGTGGTTTGGTACCTGCAATTGAAGCAGCAGATGCTATGACTAAAGCAGCAGAAGTTCGCTTGGTAAGCCGTGAGTTTGTTGGTGGCGGTTATGTCACAGTTTTGGTTCGCGGTGAAACAGGTGCGGTAAACGCAGCGGTTCGTGCTGGTGCTGATGCTTGTGAACGTGTAGGTGACGGTCTTGTTGCAGCACACATCATTGCTCGCCCTCACAAAGAAGTTGAGCCTGTTTTAACAATGGAAAAGAAATAAGACTTTTTCTATAAGGAGAAAAAATCATGAGTACAGAATACGGAATTGCTTTAGGTATGATCGAAACACGCGGTTTGGTTCCAGCAATTGAAGCTGCGGATGCAATGACTAAAGCAGCAGAAGTTCGCTTAGTTAGCCGTGAATTTGTTGGTGGCGGATACGTTACTGTTTTGGTTCGCGGTGAAACAGGTGCGGTAAACGCAGCGGTTCGTGCTGGTGCAGACGCTTGCGAACGTGTTGGTGACGGTCTAGTTGCAGCACACATCATTGCTCGCCCACACAAAGAAGTTGAACCTGTTTTAACATTAGGTAACAGTTCAGCTGACCGAAGCTAAGCTATTTTTAGGGAGGTTATAATTTTTTAACCTCCAATTTAAGGTACCAGGAGAGGGACATGCGTTATTCATCAAGAATGCCAGGAAGTGTCATGCCAGGTGCGGGTGCACACCCAAGAATACCTCAAGCTCAAACGTCTGTAGCAAACAGTCAGATCTTAGGATATTTAGGACGTGCCCTTAGCCTGGAATTCACAGCAGGTCAGCATTATCTCGCACAAGCTTCGTTGGCAAAGTTCCGACAAGAAATTTCGTATGCAGAAGGCTTTGTTACATTAGCGAATGAAGAATTCCAACATGCAAATTTGATTACCGATCGTATGGTAGCACAAGGTGCTTTGCCAGCAGGTAGTGTGTTAAGACCCGCTGGTAGTGCCAATAATATTGCAGAAGCCTTGAAAAGTTGTGAAGAGCGTGAAATCGCACTGATTCAACTTTACACAGAAGCCACTCAATATTGTGCCAATATGGGCGCTCAGGAAGACCATGCTTTGTTCAGCCGCTTATTAGAGGAAGAACAATCTCAATTAATGAGAGTACAGGCTTGGTTACAAGACTACTTCCAAATGATGGCAAACACGTATCAACCTGATAGGAGTTTTCTATGAATGAGCGATGGAAGTTGAAAAAAAAGCCAGCCAGCTTAGAGGCACGTTTTGAATTCAACGATTTTGAAAAGTTAAGAGCTTTTTTAGATGAGTTGGCCGAGCAGGCAGATTTACTGGATCATCATCCTAATATCAGTTTTGGTAGAGGGCATGCTTCAGTCATTATTTATTCAAACAGTGAAGAGTTAACCGAAATTGATTATGCCCTTGCAAAAGGAATTGATGAAGGTTTTCATCGTGTTACCGCTTATTTACAAGGAACAGAGTCATGACAGCTTCAAAAGATGCAAATAAAACTGCTCCGACGACAGCACAGAAAAAAACTGCAAACGTTTCGAGTAATCCTCAAGCGGAAACAGTTAAACCAAGCTCTAGTACTCAAAAAGTGGCTAGCACAGCTTCTGTCGCGAAATCTCAAACAGGTGGGGCTCAGGCACAAAAGCCAGCAAACAAGAAGACCGGTGCTGCAAAGCCATCTTCTTCTAGCGCTGTGTCTAATAAAGCGACACCTGCTAAAAAAACACCTACAAAATCCACTGCTAACGCAAGTAAAGCGAACACAGCAGCGGAATCACAGCATATTGCTGATCAGATTAAAGTTTTCTCTAGCAGAAGAGTTTGGCCTGATTAGAAATATAGCCTTTTATTAGGCATCCAAACCGGAGTCTTAGCCGAAATTTGGGGCAGTGCCGGTTCTGCCCACCTCTTTTTTTAACGCTTATTTTTGCCTGATGGATTGGGTAAGGGCTTTTTGTGCTATTTAAATACTGTACTATTTAAAATACATTGATTCTAATCTATGGATACAAAAGAATATTTCAATTTCTCAAAATGGATTGAGTTCAATATCATAGATGTAGTTAGATAACAGAGAGATTCAACCAGGAAAAGAACACCGTTTTGATTGTTTTAATCGACATCGGAAAGAATAAAGCCAATTTTTATCGTTCTTATTTCTTATATGACCTTTATTGAAAAGTGAAATCATTAAATGGAGACTTTGCATGAAATGGTACGAAGATGAGAATGAAGTTGAAAATTGGAATATGGGGCGTGCGGTCTCATCTTCAAGAGAAACCAGCGATATTGCAAATTCTGCTGTAATTGATGTCAATGCGAATAAGTGGGTTCAAATTATTTTTCCTGAAGTACTTGAAAAAGAGTTATTGGAAGTAATCAAAATTTTAGGGATTGAAAGTTATACCCTTTTTGATGCCAAAACGAATACCAATAACGCCTCTTTATCAGAAAACAGTCAAACCATGTTGATGGCTGAAGTTGAAAATGAAACGTTAAGTTTATTGTTAGATGAAATGAACTTGTATATTGAAAAAGGTCATCCTTTAACGGTACTAACGTCCGATGTAGAAGTGATGACGCAATCGAATTGAGATTAAATATGATGTCTCCGATTATTTTGGCAACCAACAACCCTCATAAAGTGGCTGAAATTGCCCCTATTATGAATAGAGCTGGATTATTGACTCAAAGCCAAGCGGACTTCTTTAATGAGGAAGTGGTTGAAGATGAGTTGAGCTTTGTAGAAAACGCTTTGAAAAAAGCACGTTTTGCCAGTGAAAAAACAGGATTGCCTGCATTGGCGGATGACTCTGGATTGGAAGTGAATGCCCTTGGAGGCAGGCCTGGTCTTTTTTCGGCCAGATATGCAGGCGGTGACCAGAAACCGTCTGAGGAAGAGAATTTAAAAAAGTTGTTAAATGATATGACCCAGCTCCCTTACCCTCAGCGTCAAGCCCGTTACTCGTGTGCAGTGGTGTATGTTGAACACGCGCAGGATCCGATGCCTTTGATTGGTATCGGCCATTGGTATGGTGAAATTTTAATGAGACCAAGAACGGGAACTGGTATCGGTTATGATGATGTGTTTTGGATACCGAAGTTATTGAAATCGGTATCGGAAATTCCATTTGAATTAAAGAACCAGATTAGTCATCGCGCTCAAGCCGTAAAATCGGTAGTTCAACAGTTAGCAGAAAGGGGTGGACGATGATTGAGTTACGCACGTATGTGTTTTTGGATTCGCTTCAACCGCAGTTGGCCTCTTATATGGCGACTGCTTCGATGGGCTTTTTGCCTGTTCCGGGTGACTCTTCATTATGGATTGAGGTTGCACCTGGGATGGCCGTTCATCGTTTGTCCGACATTGCCTTAAAAGCATCAAATGTCCGACTTGGACAACAGATTGTCGAGCGTGCATATGGTTCTATGGTTATTCACCATAGAGATCAGAGTGATGTTTTGGAAGCAGGTCAACGCATCTTAGACCATCTTCAAACGCGAGAATATGATCGTCAACAATGTGTGGTGATGTGGAATGAAATCATTCGAGGCGTAACGGCTGACCATGCGACTCTGATTAACCGAGACAATCGAAAAGGGTCGATGATTTTGCCTGGCCAGAGCATGTTTATTATGGAAACGGAACCGGCAGGTTATATTATTTACGCTGCAAATGAAGCAGAGAAAGCGGCTGATGTTACCCTGGTTGAAGCGCGTGCAGTTGGGGCTTATGGTCGTTTATTGATGTGTGGAAAAGAGGCTGATATTACGGAAGCTGCCAGAGCGGCAAACGATGCATTACAAAGATTAACGTGTCGATCATAATATAAAACAAATGATTGTTTTAATTTGTAAAGTTGTATGTATAGAATACTTACAAGCAATATGAGATTTTTATCATGAGCCAATATGCAGATAACAATAAGCCTAAAAACTTTTTAATACGCCATGCTTCGTTGCGTCAAATTCAGGTGTTTGAATCTGTGGCTCGTAATTTAAGTTTCACCAAGGCCGCTGAAGAACTTCATTTGACCCAACCAACTGTTTCTTCTCAGGTAAAGAGCTTGGGTGAAGCGATAGGTGTGGCACTTTACGAACAAGTCGGGCGAAAAATTTATCTGACTCAAATTGGTGAAGAAGTCGCATGTAGTTGCCGAGATGTCATTAATAATTTCTCAAATCTAGAGATGAAATTAGATGACTACAGTGGCATGAAGCGCGGGCGATTACGTATTGCGGTTATGACCACAGCCAAGTATTTCATGCCGGTGGCACTGGGGCATTTCTGTAAAAAATACCCGGATATCGAGCTTGAATTAACCATTGCCAATCGTAATACCTTGCTCAAGCGCATCAGTCGAAATTTGGATGATATTTATATTTTGGGTCAGATCCCTCCCAGCGATTTGGACTTGGAAGTGATTCAGTTCGCGCCTAATCCATTAGTCATTATCGCGAATAGAGAGCATGAGCTCGCAGGGAAAAAAGTGACGCTTAAGCGTTTGTCTAAAGAACCTTTTATTTTACGCGAAGAGGGTTCCGGTATTCGTATGGCGGTTGAAAAAGCTTTTTCTGATAAAGGTTTAAAGGTCAATGGACGCTTAACCCTCAAAAGCAATGAAGCCATTAAGCAGTGCGTGGTGGGTGATCTTGGTGTTGCCTGCGTTTCTAAGCATGCTCTTTATTTGGAAAGTCTTGCGAAAGATATGGGCCCGATAGTGGAATTGAATGTGGAAGGATTTCCGATTGAAAAACACTGGAACATTGTTTATTTATCGGGCAAAGAACTGTCTGTCATCGCCAAAGAATTTTTAGATTTCTTAGTGGAATCTGGTAATAAATATATTCACCTTTAGTTTTTAAACTGCTTAAATTTTGATTTAAAGGGGATTAATCCTTCTTTAAGCGTCTCCCATTTGTTTCTTTTTTCTACCAACCTGCTGTCTATTTTAGTTGATATTATTCAACTATGATTTTTGCGTTAAATCGTCTCTGATTCATTGTGATTTTTTAACAGTAAAAATTAATTTTTTTTGTCTGATATTTCAGTATTTAAGTCAGGAAAGAACAGTCCTGCAACGCCCATTTTATAAGCTTTTAAAGCCAATTTCTGGCAACCATTCTCTTTAGTCTATAGGTCTTATTTGAATTCCCAATTTTTCATTAGCATAGCAATCTCCTAATATTTAAAACACATTGAAATGTTTGGATTATAGAAAACGAAATTGAGCATTTGACGTTAAAAGATTTTTTAAGGAGTCTGTTTATGAATATGCAATGGGTAGGGGCTTCAATGATGCTGTTAATCCCAGTACTGTTTTTTATTGGTGCGCTCACTAATGAAAGACGAGCGAACTGGCGTTTGGCATCAGCTATCAGCTTGCTTGGATTATTTTTAAGCGTGTTTTTAGGAATTGCCGTTTATTTTGAATGGGTCAATCTGTCGATTTCTGGGCAGTGGGTTGGTGTATCCAAAATGAGTTTGGTCATGTTGGGGCTGGTGTGCTTTATTGCATTTGTGAACATTCGTTATTCCAGTGCTTATATGGCCGGGAATATTGATGAAGAAAAGCGTTATCTTCGTTGGTTGATGGTGACTTTAGGCAGTGTTGTAACTGTGATTATCAGTAATCATATGTTGCTGTTGATGGTTGCATGGATTGCAATAAGCTTGAGTTTACACCGTTTGCTGGTATTTTTCCCGAATCGCCAAAGAGCCGTTTTGGCATCGCATAAAAAATTTATTTTTGCGCGTGTTGCTGAAGCATGCCTGCTGGGCGCCATCTTAATTTTGTATTACGAACATGGTACTTGGTTTATCAGTGACATTTACCAAAATGTCAGTTTATCGGCTTCATTAACGACGCCTGATCAATTTGCGGCAATGCTATTGGCTTTAGCTGCGTTAGTAAAATGCGCTCAACTGCCATTACATGGCTGGTTGATTCAAGTGGTAGAAGCGCCCACGCCCGTTTCCGCGTTATTACATGCTGGAATTATTAATTTAGGCGGCTATTTACTGATTATCTTCGCACCTTTAATCGTGTTGTCAGACATGGCGCAATGGATTTTATTAGTTGTGGGAGGCATAACCACCGTTTTGGCCGCTTTAGTCATGATGACCCGTACATCAGTCAAGGTGCGTTTGGCCTGGTCAACTATGTCACAAATGGGACTGATGCTGGTTGAATGTGCCTTAGGGTTGTTTGAGTTGGCGTTGTTGCACCTAGTCGCACACTCTTGTTACAAAGCATACGCCTTCCTGAATGCAGGGTCGGAAGTTGAGTCAAGTATGAAACGTCGACTGTCGAGACCGATTGCCCCATCCGTTAAAGAGTGGTGGTTTGCAGGTATTGTGTCTGTAGCCATGGTTGTGAGCTTGATTTGGGTGGCTGATTTGTCTGGCCCATACAGTCCTTGGTTATTGTTTGCTATTGCATTAACGCTTTTGATTGCCGAAAGACGCGGGCGTTTAACTTCGTCTTCTGCGATTGGAATGGTGGGACTAGGTGTCGTTTTGTTAGTGGTGTATAGCTTGCAAAAAAATGGCGCCAGTTTCATTGTGCCTTCAATGGAAACCAGCGTGGGTTGGATTGGCGATTTATGGATTGGTTTCTTATTGATTATGTTTATGGTGGGGTATCTATTGTTGCGATACCACAGTGAGCACATTTGGATGAGAAAAGTCAGACGTGCTTTTTATGCCGGATTTTATCTGGACGAATGGGTAACTCGTTTAAATTTGAGAATTTATCCGACAAAGTTACCGGTTCGTTTTAAACCTAAAAAGTTACAAGTTCCTAAAGAGGAGTTATTTCAATGATGTTGCACAACGCAAAAGCTTCTGATAACAATGAGTTAGACCAAGCGAAGCCGTTGATTCCCCAGCTGTCAGACAGGCAAAAAGAAGCTCTGAAGGATGCTTGTGGACGTATTGCGCCGACTTGGCCGCTAGATGAATTAATCGCGGTAAATCCTTGGTGGGAAATGCGAGATCAGCATATTTCTAAAATTTCCGCTAAACTCAGTGCATTGAGCCAAGCTCAATGTGTGATGCCGAAATCTTATTTCCAGGAAGTTTGGATGGAAACGTTGCAACCTCAGCATGTGCAGCAGGCCATCGATGAAATGGGAAAAGAGTATACCGTAGACAACCTTGAACGGTATCTGCTAGAAGAAGACGAACATACACATTGGCATAACGTCAGTGATTTTGTCGACAGTGGACGAGACCGTAAATATAAAATGGCTTGGCGGGATGAAATCACCCATCAAATCAGCCAATTCTGTGCAGATTTTTTCCGTTTGAAAGAGAGTCAGGGCACTTTTTCCAAGACCTACCAAGGACTTTATCATGAGTGGTTGGCGACAACCCGTCAAGATAAGGGAATTGAAATCCTTATGGGTGAAGATGGACTGACTGAGCACTTTATGGACTTACCGGAAAGTAGCGAAGGTCTGCTTGCCGAAGCATTAGTGGGTTTAAGAGTGCCAGATAGTCAAATTGCTGATTACGCACATGCGTTGTTATTAGATGCCAATGGCTGGGCTTCTTGGGTTGCGTATTTACGTTGGCAAGATCGTTTAAACAATGCTGACAATGATTTGATGATGGATTTCCTAGCGATTCGCGTCGCATGGGAATGGGTGTTGTGGCAGCATCAAAAAGACAGTGATCGTTCTGTTTTCAATGAATTAAAAGTGATGTGGCATCACCAAATGAGTATTTTACCGGAGTTGATCGCCACCCATGAAGCGGCTCAGGCCAAGTCTTGGATTTGGCAAAGAGCAGCCGAAATCGCATATCAATCGGAATTGCAACAACAGCTTAAGCACGCCAGTAAAACGGACTTGAAAGCGGAAACGCAATCGTCTTCTACTTTGCTCCAGGCGGCTTTTTGTATTGATGTTCGATCGGAAGTCATTCGACGCGCTTTAGAAGCACAGGACTCTCGAGTAGAAACACTGGGCTTTGCTGGTTTTTTTGGCTTGCCAATTGAGTATCAGCCTGCTGGAACGGACGTGTCTCGTCCACAGTTGCCCGGGCTATTAAAGTCTGGCATTAAAGTAACGCCAGTAATGACGAGTGTGTCTAAAAGAACCACCAAGCAAGCATTAAACCGAAAAGCACGTTGGATCGAGTGGGGGAATGCGCCTCCAGCAACATTTAGTATGGTTGAGGCGACAGGGTTAATGTATGCGTTTAAATTATTGCGTAACAGTCTGTTTCCAGAAAATCATACGAACCCGATCAATGCTTTACCGGCAACAGATGCATTTGAGTTGACGCAAGACGATTCTCCTTTAACGTTGGCGCAAAAAGTAGAGTTGGCTGCGGGTATTTTACATGCGATGGGGCTGGATCATGATCTTGCTGAAACGGTGATGCTGGTAGGGCATGGTAGTACCAGTTGTAATAACCCGCATGCCGCCGGATTAGATTGTGGCGCATGTGGTGGTCAAACCGGGGAAATCAATGTACGGGTATTGGCGTTCTTGCTCAATGATGAAGAGGTGCGACAAGGCTTGCTTGAAAAAGACATTAAAATCCCGGAGCAAACCCGTTTTGTGGCAGCAATGCATAATACGACCACCGACGAATTCACTTGTTTTGGTTTGAACCATGTGGATGAAACCATTCAAAAATGGTTGGCTAGAGCTACTGAACTTGCCCGTCAAGAGCGTTCGACACGATTGGGGTTGAACCATCTTGAAGGGCAAAACTTGCACCAGACAATTCAACGACGCGCCAAAGATTGGTCTCAGGTGAGACCCGAGTGGGGCTTGTCGAATAATGCAGCTTTCGTTGTCGCACCGCGTGCCAGAACAAGAGGGTTAGATTTTCAAGGGCGCGCTTTCTTGCATGACTACGATTGGCAGGAAGATGCCGATAAC
It encodes the following:
- a CDS encoding BMC domain-containing protein, coding for MSTEYGIALGMIETRGLVPAIEAADAMTKAAEVRLVSREFVGGGYVTVLVRGETGAVNAAVRAGADACERVGDGLVAAHIIARPHKEVEPVLTMEKK
- a CDS encoding NADH-quinone oxidoreductase subunit L; protein product: MNMQWVGASMMLLIPVLFFIGALTNERRANWRLASAISLLGLFLSVFLGIAVYFEWVNLSISGQWVGVSKMSLVMLGLVCFIAFVNIRYSSAYMAGNIDEEKRYLRWLMVTLGSVVTVIISNHMLLLMVAWIAISLSLHRLLVFFPNRQRAVLASHKKFIFARVAEACLLGAILILYYEHGTWFISDIYQNVSLSASLTTPDQFAAMLLALAALVKCAQLPLHGWLIQVVEAPTPVSALLHAGIINLGGYLLIIFAPLIVLSDMAQWILLVVGGITTVLAALVMMTRTSVKVRLAWSTMSQMGLMLVECALGLFELALLHLVAHSCYKAYAFLNAGSEVESSMKRRLSRPIAPSVKEWWFAGIVSVAMVVSLIWVADLSGPYSPWLLFAIALTLLIAERRGRLTSSSAIGMVGLGVVLLVVYSLQKNGASFIVPSMETSVGWIGDLWIGFLLIMFMVGYLLLRYHSEHIWMRKVRRAFYAGFYLDEWVTRLNLRIYPTKLPVRFKPKKLQVPKEELFQ
- a CDS encoding BMC domain-containing protein, whose protein sequence is MSDYGIALGMIETRGLVPAIEAADAMTKAAEVRLVSREFVGGGYVTVLVRGETGAVNAAVRAGADACERVGDGLVAAHIIARPHKEVEPVLTMEQK
- a CDS encoding DUF2309 domain-containing protein: MMLHNAKASDNNELDQAKPLIPQLSDRQKEALKDACGRIAPTWPLDELIAVNPWWEMRDQHISKISAKLSALSQAQCVMPKSYFQEVWMETLQPQHVQQAIDEMGKEYTVDNLERYLLEEDEHTHWHNVSDFVDSGRDRKYKMAWRDEITHQISQFCADFFRLKESQGTFSKTYQGLYHEWLATTRQDKGIEILMGEDGLTEHFMDLPESSEGLLAEALVGLRVPDSQIADYAHALLLDANGWASWVAYLRWQDRLNNADNDLMMDFLAIRVAWEWVLWQHQKDSDRSVFNELKVMWHHQMSILPELIATHEAAQAKSWIWQRAAEIAYQSELQQQLKHASKTDLKAETQSSSTLLQAAFCIDVRSEVIRRALEAQDSRVETLGFAGFFGLPIEYQPAGTDVSRPQLPGLLKSGIKVTPVMTSVSKRTTKQALNRKARWIEWGNAPPATFSMVEATGLMYAFKLLRNSLFPENHTNPINALPATDAFELTQDDSPLTLAQKVELAAGILHAMGLDHDLAETVMLVGHGSTSCNNPHAAGLDCGACGGQTGEINVRVLAFLLNDEEVRQGLLEKDIKIPEQTRFVAAMHNTTTDEFTCFGLNHVDETIQKWLARATELARQERSTRLGLNHLEGQNLHQTIQRRAKDWSQVRPEWGLSNNAAFVVAPRARTRGLDFQGRAFLHDYDWQEDADNSLLTLIMTAPMVVTNWINLQYYASVCDNHVYGSGNKVLHNVVDGCIGVFEGNGGDLRIGLPMQSLHNGEKWMHEPLRLSVYIDAPHEAIAQVVAENEVVRHLIDNEWLYCFSWGRDGQIHRYFNNQWLAS
- a CDS encoding 4a-hydroxytetrahydrobiopterin dehydratase, with protein sequence MNERWKLKKKPASLEARFEFNDFEKLRAFLDELAEQADLLDHHPNISFGRGHASVIIYSNSEELTEIDYALAKGIDEGFHRVTAYLQGTES
- the rdgB gene encoding RdgB/HAM1 family non-canonical purine NTP pyrophosphatase — encoded protein: MMSPIILATNNPHKVAEIAPIMNRAGLLTQSQADFFNEEVVEDELSFVENALKKARFASEKTGLPALADDSGLEVNALGGRPGLFSARYAGGDQKPSEEENLKKLLNDMTQLPYPQRQARYSCAVVYVEHAQDPMPLIGIGHWYGEILMRPRTGTGIGYDDVFWIPKLLKSVSEIPFELKNQISHRAQAVKSVVQQLAERGGR
- a CDS encoding ferritin-like domain-containing protein; translation: MRYSSRMPGSVMPGAGAHPRIPQAQTSVANSQILGYLGRALSLEFTAGQHYLAQASLAKFRQEISYAEGFVTLANEEFQHANLITDRMVAQGALPAGSVLRPAGSANNIAEALKSCEEREIALIQLYTEATQYCANMGAQEDHALFSRLLEEEQSQLMRVQAWLQDYFQMMANTYQPDRSFL
- a CDS encoding LysR family transcriptional regulator codes for the protein MSQYADNNKPKNFLIRHASLRQIQVFESVARNLSFTKAAEELHLTQPTVSSQVKSLGEAIGVALYEQVGRKIYLTQIGEEVACSCRDVINNFSNLEMKLDDYSGMKRGRLRIAVMTTAKYFMPVALGHFCKKYPDIELELTIANRNTLLKRISRNLDDIYILGQIPPSDLDLEVIQFAPNPLVIIANREHELAGKKVTLKRLSKEPFILREEGSGIRMAVEKAFSDKGLKVNGRLTLKSNEAIKQCVVGDLGVACVSKHALYLESLAKDMGPIVELNVEGFPIEKHWNIVYLSGKELSVIAKEFLDFLVESGNKYIHL
- a CDS encoding BMC domain-containing protein — translated: MSTEYGIALGMIETRGLVPAIEAADAMTKAAEVRLVSREFVGGGYVTVLVRGETGAVNAAVRAGADACERVGDGLVAAHIIARPHKEVEPVLTLGNSSADRS
- a CDS encoding BMC domain-containing protein codes for the protein MIELRTYVFLDSLQPQLASYMATASMGFLPVPGDSSLWIEVAPGMAVHRLSDIALKASNVRLGQQIVERAYGSMVIHHRDQSDVLEAGQRILDHLQTREYDRQQCVVMWNEIIRGVTADHATLINRDNRKGSMILPGQSMFIMETEPAGYIIYAANEAEKAADVTLVEARAVGAYGRLLMCGKEADITEAARAANDALQRLTCRS